In a genomic window of [Empedobacter] haloabium:
- a CDS encoding sugar ABC transporter permease: MKSNQLKKLFTQYKMLALLIAIALIWGFFTWHTDGGFITPRNVSNLMRQMAITGIVACGMSLVIIAGEIDLSVGSLLGLLGGIAAVLDVTHGLPLPVNLLAVLAIGLFIGLFNGYLTAYLHIPSFIVGLGGMLAYRGIVLGVTDGITVAPVSPELVHLGQGYLAPQLGLLLGVLLFGVAVFLTWRQRISRARHQLAQAPLWRDGLRLLLIAAVLAGFVTTLNSYEGIPLPVLLLLALLAVFTYMTTQTVFGRRIYAVGSNMEATRLSGINVKAVKLWIFGIMGLMCALAGIVNTARLAAGSPSAGTSGELDAIAACFIGGTSMRGGSGTVYGALIGALVMASLDNGMSMLDVDTYWQMIVKGFILTLAVWVDVATRAGKR, encoded by the coding sequence ATGAAAAGCAACCAACTGAAAAAGCTGTTCACCCAGTACAAGATGCTGGCCCTCTTGATCGCCATCGCGCTGATCTGGGGCTTCTTCACATGGCACACGGATGGCGGCTTCATCACGCCACGTAATGTGTCGAACCTGATGCGGCAGATGGCGATCACCGGCATCGTCGCCTGCGGCATGTCGCTCGTCATCATCGCCGGCGAGATCGACCTGTCGGTCGGCTCGCTGCTGGGCCTTCTGGGCGGGATCGCCGCGGTGCTGGACGTCACGCACGGCCTGCCGCTGCCCGTCAACCTGCTGGCCGTGCTGGCCATCGGCCTGTTCATCGGCCTGTTCAACGGCTACCTGACGGCCTACCTGCACATTCCCTCCTTCATCGTCGGCCTGGGCGGCATGCTGGCCTACCGCGGCATCGTGCTGGGCGTGACCGACGGCATCACCGTCGCTCCCGTCTCGCCCGAGCTGGTGCACCTGGGTCAGGGCTACCTGGCGCCGCAACTGGGCCTGCTGCTGGGCGTGTTGCTGTTCGGGGTGGCAGTGTTCCTCACGTGGCGCCAGCGCATCAGCCGCGCCAGGCACCAGCTGGCACAGGCGCCGCTGTGGCGCGACGGCCTGCGCCTGCTGCTGATCGCCGCCGTGCTGGCCGGCTTCGTGACGACCCTGAACAGCTACGAGGGCATCCCGCTGCCGGTGTTGCTGCTGCTCGCGCTGCTGGCCGTGTTCACCTACATGACGACGCAGACGGTGTTCGGCCGCCGCATCTATGCGGTGGGCAGCAATATGGAGGCGACCCGCCTGTCCGGCATCAACGTGAAGGCCGTCAAGCTGTGGATCTTCGGGATCATGGGCCTGATGTGCGCGCTGGCCGGCATCGTCAACACGGCCCGGCTGGCGGCCGGCTCGCCCTCGGCCGGCACCTCGGGCGAGCTCGATGCGATCGCCGCCTGCTTCATCGGCGGCACCTCGATGCGGGGCGGCTCGGGCACCGTGTACGGCGCGCTGATCGGCGCGCTGGTGATGGCCAGCCTCGACAACGGCATGTCGATGCTGGACGTGGACACCTACTGGCAAATGATCGTCAAGGGCTTCATCCTGACCCTCGCGGTATGGGTGGACGTGGCGACGCGCGCCGGCAAGCGTTAG
- a CDS encoding glycoside hydrolase family 3 N-terminal domain-containing protein → MTKHIPPRRQFLASASSLAALAAAPTLALAATTPLYKNPNAPVARRVDDLLKRMTLEEKIAQMDCVWQEKNLIEEANGDFAPAKASQLYPHGLGMLARPSDRQGQASADNAAGTGAGGAGDSGARPNRNALETATYINAVQRWAVEQTRLGIPLFLHEEALHGYVAKDATSFPQAIALASTFDPSLAQKVFAVAAREMRARGANFALAPVVDVAREPRWGRIEETYGEDPFLCGEMGKAAVLGFSGTERKLAKDKVLATLKHMTGHGQPESGTNIGPAEVSERTLREEFFPPFEKLVRETPVAAIMPSYNEIGGVPSHANRWLLHKVCREEWGFQGVMVSDYFGIKELVTRHRLADTPRDAALYAIKAGVDIETPDGHGYRALAQLVRDKQVKVSEIDAIVRRILTLKFNAGLFEQPYVDAQAADRLTATPDAVALAREAAVRSVVLLKNDKGLLPLDGKKVGRLLLLGTHAKDTPIGGYSDVPRHVVSIHEALQAEAKAQGFAFDYREGVRITEERIWGKDEIRFTPADVNAQLIEQAVAAARNADTIVMVLGDNEQTSREAWADNHLGDRDSLDLMGQQNDLARAIFALGKPTVVFLLNGRPLSVNLLAERADALVEGWYLGQETGHAAADILFGRANPGGKLPVSIARDVGQLPIFYNHKPSARRGYIDGSTKPLYPFGFGLSYTKFDIAAPRLRKASIKAGESTQVEVDVANVGPVRGDEVVQLYIRDDISSATRPVLELKGFQRVTLNPGERRTLVFEIRPEHLWFYNMEMKRVVEPGSFTIHVGPSSAQLKSTQLMVS, encoded by the coding sequence ATGACCAAGCATATCCCCCCACGCCGCCAGTTCCTGGCCTCTGCATCGAGCCTGGCCGCCCTGGCCGCGGCGCCCACCCTGGCGCTGGCCGCCACGACGCCGCTGTACAAGAATCCCAATGCGCCGGTAGCGCGCCGCGTCGACGACCTGCTCAAACGCATGACCCTGGAGGAGAAGATCGCCCAGATGGACTGCGTGTGGCAGGAGAAGAACCTGATCGAGGAAGCCAACGGCGACTTCGCACCGGCCAAGGCGTCGCAGCTCTACCCACACGGCCTGGGCATGCTGGCGCGGCCATCGGACCGCCAGGGCCAGGCCAGCGCGGACAATGCCGCAGGCACCGGCGCAGGCGGTGCCGGCGACAGCGGCGCCCGGCCCAACCGCAATGCCCTGGAGACGGCGACGTATATCAACGCGGTGCAGCGCTGGGCCGTCGAGCAGACCCGCCTGGGCATCCCGCTGTTCCTGCACGAGGAAGCGCTGCACGGCTACGTGGCGAAGGACGCCACCTCGTTCCCGCAGGCGATCGCACTGGCTTCCACCTTCGATCCCTCACTGGCGCAGAAGGTGTTCGCGGTGGCCGCGCGCGAGATGCGCGCGCGTGGCGCCAACTTCGCGCTGGCGCCCGTGGTGGACGTGGCGCGCGAACCGCGCTGGGGCCGTATCGAGGAAACCTACGGCGAGGACCCGTTCCTGTGCGGCGAGATGGGCAAGGCAGCCGTGCTGGGCTTCTCGGGCACCGAGCGCAAGCTGGCCAAGGACAAGGTACTCGCCACGCTGAAGCACATGACGGGCCACGGCCAGCCGGAATCGGGCACCAATATCGGCCCGGCCGAGGTGTCGGAACGCACGCTGCGCGAGGAGTTCTTCCCGCCATTCGAGAAGCTGGTGCGCGAGACGCCGGTGGCCGCCATCATGCCCTCGTATAACGAGATCGGCGGCGTGCCCTCGCACGCCAACCGCTGGCTGCTGCACAAGGTCTGCCGCGAGGAATGGGGCTTCCAGGGCGTGATGGTGTCGGACTATTTCGGCATCAAGGAACTGGTCACGCGCCACCGGCTGGCCGATACGCCGCGCGACGCCGCGCTGTATGCCATCAAGGCCGGCGTGGACATCGAGACGCCGGACGGCCACGGCTACCGCGCGCTGGCGCAACTGGTGCGCGACAAGCAGGTCAAGGTGAGCGAGATCGATGCCATCGTGCGCCGCATCCTGACGCTGAAGTTCAACGCCGGCCTGTTCGAGCAGCCCTACGTGGACGCGCAGGCGGCCGACCGGCTGACGGCCACGCCGGATGCGGTGGCGCTGGCGCGCGAGGCGGCCGTGCGCTCGGTCGTGCTGCTGAAGAACGACAAGGGCCTGCTGCCGCTGGACGGCAAGAAGGTCGGGCGCCTGCTGCTGCTGGGCACCCATGCGAAGGATACGCCGATCGGTGGCTACTCCGACGTGCCGCGCCACGTGGTATCGATCCATGAGGCCTTGCAGGCGGAAGCCAAGGCCCAGGGCTTCGCCTTCGACTACCGCGAGGGCGTGCGCATCACGGAGGAACGCATCTGGGGCAAGGACGAGATCCGCTTCACGCCGGCCGACGTCAACGCCCAGCTGATCGAGCAGGCGGTGGCGGCGGCGAGGAATGCCGACACGATCGTGATGGTCCTGGGCGACAACGAGCAGACCAGCCGCGAGGCCTGGGCCGACAACCACCTGGGCGACCGCGACAGCCTGGACCTGATGGGCCAGCAGAACGACCTGGCGCGCGCCATCTTCGCCCTGGGCAAGCCGACCGTCGTGTTCCTGCTGAACGGCCGGCCGCTGTCGGTCAACCTGCTGGCCGAACGCGCCGACGCGCTGGTAGAGGGCTGGTACCTGGGCCAGGAGACGGGGCACGCGGCGGCGGACATCCTGTTCGGCCGCGCCAACCCGGGCGGCAAGCTGCCCGTGTCGATTGCGCGCGACGTCGGCCAGCTGCCGATCTTCTACAACCACAAGCCGTCGGCGCGGCGCGGCTACATCGACGGCAGTACCAAGCCGCTATACCCGTTCGGCTTTGGCCTGAGCTATACGAAGTTCGACATCGCGGCACCGCGGCTGAGGAAGGCCAGCATCAAGGCGGGCGAGTCGACCCAGGTGGAAGTGGACGTGGCGAACGTGGGGCCGGTGCGCGGCGACGAGGTGGTGCAGCTGTACATCCGCGACGACATCTCGTCCGCCACCCGCCCCGTGCTGGAGCTGAAGGGCTTCCAGCGCGTGACCTTGAACCCGGGCGAGCGGCGCACGCTGGTGTTCGAGATCCGGCCCGAACACCTGTGGTTCTACAATATGGAGATGAAGCGGGTGGTGGAGCCGGGCAGCTTCACCATTCACGTGGGACCGAGCAGCGCGCAGCTGAAGTCCACGCAGCTGATGGTGAGTTAG
- a CDS encoding thiol:disulfide interchange protein DsbA/DsbL, giving the protein MRFLRLMLAATALLAFTATSQAAEPGYTTLAQPVRTDSGKKVEVIEFFMYTCPHCHALDPMLTEWVKKQGDKISFRRLHFPAGGEKDPLAHAYITLEAMGQVEQFHSKIFNAIHVQRDRIYRSDEQITDFLVKNGIDKTKYQQVFNSFGVLTKLKRLGPTIGAYKIDTAPTLVVDGRYVTSPSLAGAPGMPELQAGKQTLAVLDQLVAKAAAEKK; this is encoded by the coding sequence ATGCGTTTTCTGCGCCTCATGCTTGCCGCCACCGCACTGCTGGCCTTTACCGCCACGTCCCAGGCCGCCGAACCCGGCTACACGACGCTGGCCCAGCCTGTCCGCACCGACAGCGGCAAGAAGGTCGAAGTCATCGAGTTCTTCATGTATACCTGCCCGCATTGCCACGCGCTCGATCCGATGCTGACCGAATGGGTCAAGAAGCAGGGCGACAAGATCTCGTTCCGCCGCCTGCACTTCCCGGCCGGTGGCGAGAAGGATCCGCTGGCGCATGCCTACATCACGCTGGAAGCGATGGGCCAGGTCGAGCAGTTCCACTCGAAGATCTTCAACGCCATCCACGTGCAGCGTGACCGCATCTACCGCAGCGACGAGCAAATCACCGACTTCCTCGTCAAGAACGGCATCGACAAGACCAAGTACCAGCAGGTCTTCAATTCCTTTGGCGTGCTGACCAAACTGAAGCGCCTGGGCCCGACGATCGGCGCCTACAAGATCGACACCGCGCCCACGCTGGTGGTGGACGGCCGCTACGTGACGTCACCAAGCCTGGCCGGCGCGCCGGGCATGCCGGAACTGCAGGCCGGCAAGCAGACGCTGGCCGTGCTGGACCAGCTGGTGGCCAAGGCCGCGGCGGAGAAAAAGTAA
- a CDS encoding M1 family metallopeptidase has protein sequence MQPRRSTLFPAALAALAALAAAVVLAQDAPAAKAPATPATPDIPFAPANAAAVRTPSAPGAWGGPRTGTEATLSDRVASYRIDATLDPLRHTIEARQQLTWRNRSALTVRSVYLHLYLNAHRNENSTFYTEERNGGESFRSGLDAGPEKYGYTELRAVRQGGRAVPWRYVQPDGGPATDRTVVRFDLPEPVAPGASTTLDIAFFDQLPRVTVRTGYFDTFHLVAQWFPKIGVLELPGERGATAVRWNVHEYHAESEYYADFGHYDVRLTVPKGYTVGATGQLQGQPVERGGLVTHHYVQGDVHDFAWTADSRTAPPLRATWRGGPHPVEVTVLFPPEYRSNAQPVLQAALDSLDYFTRTLGPYPYRTVTAVIPPYNGREASGMEYPTFFTADSVSDPARDTLGGMALDFVTIHEFGHGYFQGILASNEFEEPMLDEGLNEFWNQRMLRERGQKLHATTSLLRRLGFAPAFDVFDGERASLALAEPADPLGENAWLRLEGVGPVYARTAVMMRDLEAQLGKDVMERAMRTYYQRWKFRHPSIADLQATLAEVSGQAALVNTVFEQQVYAAQPVDDRIADFSSDEVLPQPGYAGANVNVTDEAAEEQAEAARRRWQDQHPDARPGTGPFPWRTAVVLRRRGAAVPQTLVVTFADGSRETVQWQGQERWRRFEWVKPVRAVSAQLDPERKHLLDANKLDDGRTLAADASATRRWTLDLGTIVQTLLALLATL, from the coding sequence ATGCAGCCCCGTCGCTCGACCCTCTTTCCAGCCGCGCTGGCAGCGCTGGCAGCGCTGGCGGCGGCCGTTGTCCTGGCCCAGGACGCGCCGGCGGCCAAGGCGCCCGCCACGCCTGCCACACCCGATATCCCGTTCGCCCCTGCCAACGCCGCCGCCGTACGCACGCCCAGCGCACCCGGCGCCTGGGGCGGTCCGCGCACCGGCACCGAAGCAACGCTGTCGGACCGCGTCGCCAGTTACCGCATCGATGCCACGCTGGACCCGCTGCGCCACACGATCGAGGCGCGCCAGCAGCTCACGTGGCGCAATCGCAGCGCGCTGACCGTCAGGAGTGTCTACCTGCACCTGTACCTGAACGCGCACCGCAACGAGAACAGCACGTTCTATACGGAGGAGCGCAACGGCGGCGAGTCGTTCCGCTCCGGCCTGGACGCGGGCCCGGAAAAATACGGCTATACGGAACTGCGTGCGGTACGCCAGGGCGGCCGCGCGGTGCCATGGCGCTACGTCCAGCCGGACGGCGGCCCCGCCACCGACCGCACCGTCGTGCGCTTCGACCTGCCGGAGCCGGTGGCGCCGGGCGCCAGCACGACACTCGACATTGCGTTCTTCGACCAGTTGCCGCGCGTGACGGTGCGCACCGGCTACTTCGACACCTTCCACCTGGTGGCGCAGTGGTTTCCCAAGATCGGCGTGCTGGAGCTGCCGGGCGAACGGGGCGCAACGGCGGTGCGCTGGAACGTGCACGAATACCATGCCGAATCCGAGTACTACGCCGACTTCGGCCACTACGACGTGCGCCTGACGGTCCCCAAGGGTTATACGGTCGGTGCGACCGGCCAGTTGCAGGGCCAGCCGGTCGAGCGGGGCGGCCTGGTCACGCACCACTACGTGCAGGGCGACGTGCACGATTTCGCCTGGACCGCCGACAGCCGCACGGCGCCGCCGCTGCGCGCGACCTGGCGTGGCGGCCCGCATCCGGTCGAGGTCACGGTGCTGTTCCCGCCCGAGTACCGTTCCAACGCGCAGCCGGTGCTGCAGGCCGCGCTGGACTCGCTCGACTACTTCACTCGCACGCTCGGGCCCTACCCTTACCGCACCGTGACGGCCGTGATCCCGCCCTACAACGGGCGCGAGGCCAGCGGCATGGAATACCCCACGTTCTTCACGGCCGACAGCGTGTCCGACCCGGCCCGCGACACGCTGGGCGGCATGGCGCTGGATTTCGTCACGATCCACGAGTTCGGCCACGGCTACTTCCAGGGCATCCTGGCCAGCAACGAGTTCGAGGAACCGATGCTGGACGAGGGCCTGAACGAATTCTGGAACCAGCGCATGCTGCGCGAGCGCGGCCAGAAACTGCATGCGACCACGTCGCTGCTGCGCCGGCTCGGCTTCGCCCCCGCCTTCGACGTGTTCGACGGCGAGCGCGCCAGCCTGGCGCTGGCCGAGCCGGCCGATCCGCTGGGCGAGAACGCCTGGCTGCGGCTGGAAGGCGTCGGTCCCGTCTACGCGCGCACGGCCGTCATGATGCGCGACCTGGAGGCGCAACTGGGCAAGGACGTGATGGAGCGCGCCATGCGCACCTACTACCAGCGCTGGAAGTTCCGCCACCCCAGCATCGCCGACCTGCAGGCAACCCTGGCGGAAGTCAGCGGCCAGGCCGCTCTGGTGAACACCGTATTCGAGCAGCAGGTGTACGCGGCGCAGCCGGTCGATGATCGCATCGCGGACTTCTCCAGCGACGAGGTATTGCCGCAGCCGGGCTACGCCGGCGCCAACGTCAACGTGACCGACGAGGCCGCCGAGGAGCAGGCCGAGGCGGCGCGCCGGCGCTGGCAGGATCAGCACCCGGACGCCAGGCCCGGCACCGGGCCGTTCCCCTGGCGTACCGCGGTGGTGCTGCGCCGGCGCGGCGCGGCCGTGCCGCAGACGCTGGTGGTCACGTTTGCCGACGGCAGCCGCGAGACCGTGCAATGGCAGGGCCAGGAACGCTGGCGGCGCTTCGAATGGGTCAAGCCGGTGCGGGCCGTATCGGCCCAGCTGGACCCCGAGCGCAAGCACCTGCTGGATGCGAACAAGCTGGACGACGGCCGCACCCTGGCGGCCGACGCCAGCGCCACGCGGCGCTGGACCCTCGACCTCGGCACCATCGTGCAAACCCTCCTGGCCCTGCTGGCGACGCTATGA
- the xylG gene encoding D-xylose ABC transporter ATP-binding protein, whose protein sequence is MNDYLLEMRGIVKQFDGVRALDGIDIKVRAGECVGLCGENGAGKSTLMKVLSGVYPHGTYDGEILWQGAPLRATSIRETEAAGIVIIHQELMLVPELSVTENLFLGNEIRLPGGRMDYDAMNRRAVELLAELNIRDVNVVLPVKQYGGGHQQLIEIAKALNKNARLLILDEPSSSLTSAEIAILLDIIRSLKAKGVTCIYISHKLDEIEAICDTIVTIRDGRHIATTPMRDMSVERIIAQMVGREMNQLYPQRRHTPGEVIFEARHVTCRDPDNPRRKRVDDVSFTLRRGEILGIAGLVGAGRTELVSAIFGAYDGPFEAEVLLEGRALDTSSPLRSIRNGLAMVPEDRKHHGIVPDLCVGHNMTLAVLQQFARGTRIDAEGELRTVGEEIGRLKLKTASPFLPITGLSGGNQQKAVLAKMLLTRPKILILDEPTRGVDVGAKFEIYQLMFDLASQGVSIVMVSSELQEVLGISDRVLVIGEGRLRGDFVNDNLTQETLLTAAITH, encoded by the coding sequence ATGAACGACTACCTCCTTGAGATGCGCGGCATCGTCAAGCAGTTCGACGGCGTGCGCGCGCTCGACGGCATCGACATCAAGGTGCGCGCGGGCGAATGCGTCGGCCTGTGCGGCGAGAACGGCGCCGGCAAGTCCACCTTGATGAAGGTGCTGTCCGGCGTCTACCCGCACGGTACCTACGACGGCGAGATCCTGTGGCAGGGGGCGCCGCTGCGTGCGACGTCGATCCGCGAGACGGAGGCCGCCGGCATCGTCATCATCCACCAGGAGCTGATGCTGGTGCCGGAACTGTCGGTGACGGAGAACCTCTTTCTCGGCAACGAGATCCGGCTGCCGGGCGGCCGCATGGACTACGACGCCATGAACCGCCGCGCGGTGGAGCTGCTGGCCGAATTGAATATCCGCGACGTCAACGTGGTGCTGCCGGTGAAGCAGTACGGCGGCGGCCACCAGCAGCTGATCGAAATCGCCAAGGCGCTGAACAAGAACGCCCGGCTGTTGATCCTGGACGAGCCGTCGTCCTCGCTGACCTCCGCCGAGATCGCGATCCTGTTGGACATCATCCGTTCGCTGAAAGCCAAGGGCGTCACCTGCATCTACATCTCGCACAAGCTCGACGAGATCGAGGCGATCTGCGACACCATCGTGACGATCCGCGACGGCCGCCACATCGCCACCACACCGATGCGCGACATGAGCGTGGAGCGCATCATCGCCCAGATGGTCGGGCGCGAAATGAACCAGCTGTATCCGCAGCGGCGTCACACGCCGGGCGAAGTGATCTTCGAGGCGCGCCACGTGACTTGCCGCGATCCGGACAACCCGCGCCGCAAGCGCGTGGACGACGTCTCGTTCACCCTGCGCCGCGGCGAAATCCTCGGCATCGCGGGCCTGGTCGGCGCCGGCCGCACGGAACTGGTGTCCGCCATTTTCGGTGCCTACGACGGCCCGTTCGAGGCCGAGGTGCTGCTGGAAGGCCGCGCGCTCGACACCTCCTCGCCGCTGCGCTCGATCCGGAACGGGCTGGCGATGGTGCCGGAGGACCGCAAGCACCATGGCATCGTGCCGGACCTGTGCGTGGGCCACAACATGACCCTGGCGGTGCTGCAGCAGTTCGCGCGTGGCACGCGCATCGATGCCGAGGGCGAGCTGCGCACGGTGGGCGAGGAGATCGGCCGCCTGAAGCTGAAGACGGCCAGCCCGTTCCTGCCGATCACGGGCCTCTCGGGCGGCAACCAGCAGAAGGCCGTGCTGGCCAAGATGCTGCTGACACGGCCGAAGATCCTGATCCTGGACGAGCCCACGCGCGGCGTGGACGTGGGCGCCAAGTTCGAGATCTACCAGCTGATGTTCGACCTGGCCAGTCAGGGCGTGTCGATCGTCATGGTGTCGTCCGAGCTGCAGGAGGTGCTGGGCATCTCCGACCGCGTGCTCGTGATCGGCGAAGGCCGCCTGCGCGGCGACTTCGTCAACGATAACCTGACGCAGGAAACGCTGCTGACCGCCGCCATCACCCATTGA